Proteins from one Deltaproteobacteria bacterium genomic window:
- a CDS encoding aspartyl protease family protein, with protein sequence MICPKCGFSQPDDIYCALCGVNIERYARKKRKQRYKTGILTVLLGIAILAIINHITSSPKNGPRDKPSEGRLSKNVAPISQKTSPGRETHPGKSPAQPQKDHSLENQRFGAEKTDFKSSVQEYKQEKQSGVDAEKGSVTASQWFEKGKELDDDSEAEIGYYQKAIELDAKFVPALYRLGAIYYRQANYELADKAFAGFLEHATDADREAYDIYVYYSIADVQRLSKRIEEQAAAEEGEKETPTEVEKETGEIADEETSEETSEETGEEANEEVMTIVRFSQVDGHILVPVVLNDSISARVLVDTGAGITILSRELAKALGLDEERGTSITLKTMAMDIQAQLARVQSIQVGGVGRHNFRVAVTDLPFGEKGRFDGILGMDFLNNYKIQIDNETQRIMLTPHIQ encoded by the coding sequence ATGATATGTCCAAAGTGTGGGTTTAGCCAACCGGACGACATATATTGCGCCCTTTGCGGCGTCAACATTGAAAGGTATGCTCGAAAAAAAAGGAAACAGCGCTACAAGACAGGCATTCTGACTGTCTTGCTAGGTATCGCAATCCTTGCCATCATAAACCATATCACCTCCTCTCCGAAGAACGGACCTCGTGATAAACCTAGTGAAGGCAGGCTCAGCAAGAATGTCGCTCCCATCAGCCAGAAAACCAGCCCTGGCAGGGAAACACATCCTGGCAAGTCACCAGCGCAGCCCCAAAAGGACCACAGCCTTGAGAATCAACGCTTCGGGGCGGAAAAAACGGATTTTAAGTCCTCGGTGCAAGAATACAAGCAAGAGAAGCAGTCTGGAGTTGATGCGGAGAAAGGGTCAGTTACAGCAAGCCAGTGGTTTGAAAAAGGCAAAGAGCTGGATGACGACTCTGAAGCTGAAATAGGATACTATCAAAAGGCAATAGAACTGGACGCCAAGTTTGTGCCTGCCCTTTATCGTCTAGGGGCTATCTATTACCGACAGGCCAATTACGAGTTGGCTGATAAGGCATTTGCCGGTTTTCTCGAACATGCTACTGATGCAGACAGGGAAGCCTATGATATCTATGTGTACTACTCCATAGCTGACGTGCAAAGACTATCTAAGAGAATAGAGGAACAAGCCGCCGCCGAAGAGGGTGAAAAAGAGACACCCACCGAAGTCGAAAAGGAAACAGGCGAAATCGCAGACGAGGAGACAAGTGAAGAAACGAGTGAGGAAACAGGCGAAGAAGCAAATGAGGAAGTAATGACCATTGTGAGGTTTTCGCAAGTAGACGGACACATTTTAGTGCCTGTAGTGTTGAACGACTCAATCAGCGCCAGAGTTCTAGTTGATACCGGGGCTGGCATTACTATTCTTTCAAGGGAGTTGGCAAAGGCTCTCGGATTGGATGAAGAAAGGGGCACATCCATCACGCTGAAAACCATGGCCATGGATATTCAAGCGCAATTGGCCAGGGTCCAATCCATTCAAGTCGGTGGCGTTGGCAGACACAACTTCCGTGTGGCCGTGACAGATCTGCCTTTTGGCGAAAAGGGCAGATTTGATGGCATCCTGGGCATGGATTTCTTGAACAACTACAAGATACAAATCGACAATGAAACACAAAGAATCATGCTAACTCCCCACATCCAATAA
- a CDS encoding alpha-D-glucose phosphate-specific phosphoglucomutase, which produces MALHELAGKPAPRTLLVNISRLVSSYYTHKPDVSDLAQKVAFGTSGHRGSSFEKSFNEDHVLAICQAICQYRQSKNITGPLFMGMDTHALSEPALATALEVFAANSMTVMIQKGLGYTPTPVISHAILTHNRDKTNGLADGVVITPSHNPPDNGGFKYNPPHGGPADTATTTVIEDRANEILREGNREVRRTPFEKAVSADTTHEHDYIGPYTKDLASIIDMEAIAKGGLKIGVDPLGGAAVDFWDPIAERFGLDIEVVNRAVDPTFGFMTVDKDGKIRMDCSSRYAMASLIELKDQFDIAFGNDPDTDRHGIVTKGSGLLNANHYLAVAVWYLFQNRPNWRPAAAVGKTLVSSSMIDRVAAHLKRKLSEVPVGFKWFVDGLLDGSYGFAGEESAGASFLRKNGTVWTTDKDGIIMDLLAAEITAITNRSPDELYKDLEDRFGKPIYERIDAPARPEQKEALKKLSPDMVPAKELAGEKIIAKLTRAPGNDAPIGGLKVVTENGWFAARPSGTEDIYKVYAESFKGEEHLKIIQEEAQTIVKEAFKAAGV; this is translated from the coding sequence ATGGCCCTGCACGAACTGGCCGGAAAACCGGCGCCACGAACCCTTCTTGTCAACATTTCAAGACTCGTCAGTTCCTATTACACCCATAAACCGGACGTTTCGGATCTGGCCCAGAAGGTCGCCTTTGGCACATCCGGGCACAGGGGTTCCTCGTTTGAGAAAAGCTTTAACGAGGACCATGTCCTGGCCATTTGCCAGGCTATTTGCCAATACAGACAATCTAAAAATATCACCGGGCCCCTTTTCATGGGCATGGACACTCACGCCCTTTCCGAACCAGCCCTGGCAACTGCCTTAGAGGTGTTCGCCGCCAACAGCATGACGGTCATGATTCAGAAGGGACTCGGCTACACGCCCACACCGGTCATCTCCCACGCCATCCTGACCCACAATCGAGACAAAACGAATGGACTTGCCGACGGCGTGGTCATCACGCCATCTCACAACCCGCCTGACAACGGCGGCTTCAAATACAACCCCCCGCATGGCGGCCCGGCTGATACGGCAACCACCACGGTCATCGAAGACAGGGCCAATGAGATCTTGCGCGAAGGCAACAGGGAGGTCCGTCGCACACCCTTTGAAAAGGCAGTTTCCGCTGATACGACCCACGAGCACGACTACATTGGCCCCTACACAAAGGATCTGGCAAGCATTATCGACATGGAGGCCATAGCCAAAGGGGGGCTGAAAATAGGAGTGGACCCATTGGGAGGGGCGGCCGTGGACTTCTGGGACCCCATTGCCGAACGGTTCGGACTTGATATCGAGGTGGTAAACCGGGCCGTCGACCCGACTTTCGGCTTCATGACCGTGGACAAGGACGGCAAAATCCGTATGGACTGTTCGTCTCGCTATGCCATGGCAAGCCTGATCGAGCTTAAGGACCAGTTTGATATTGCCTTTGGCAACGACCCGGACACTGACCGCCACGGCATTGTCACCAAGGGTTCCGGGCTCCTTAACGCCAACCACTATCTTGCTGTTGCCGTCTGGTATCTCTTTCAAAATCGGCCGAACTGGAGACCTGCTGCTGCTGTTGGCAAAACCCTGGTCTCAAGCTCCATGATTGACAGGGTGGCAGCGCACCTGAAACGCAAGCTCTCCGAAGTTCCCGTGGGGTTCAAGTGGTTTGTTGACGGACTCCTTGATGGCTCGTACGGGTTCGCCGGCGAAGAAAGCGCAGGAGCGTCTTTCTTGCGAAAAAACGGCACGGTCTGGACCACGGACAAGGACGGCATCATCATGGACCTTTTGGCTGCCGAGATCACAGCCATTACTAACCGCTCTCCGGACGAACTGTATAAAGACCTGGAAGACAGATTCGGAAAGCCCATTTATGAGCGGATTGACGCGCCGGCAAGGCCAGAGCAAAAAGAAGCCCTGAAAAAGCTCTCGCCCGATATGGTACCCGCAAAAGAGCTGGCCGGAGAAAAGATCATCGCCAAACTCACCCGCGCCCCTGGCAATGACGCCCCCATAGGAGGCCTCAAGGTCGTAACCGAAAACGGTTGGTTTGCAGCAAGGCCGTCGGGAACCGAAGATATCTACAAGGTGTATGCCGAGAGCTTCAAGGGAGAGGAACATCTGAAGATAATCCAAGAAGAGGCGCAAACAATCGTGAAAGAGGCCTTCAAAGCAGCAGGAGTCTGA
- a CDS encoding aminopeptidase P family protein: MMSQLSQSVVTCSYNLVPPEEIFGRISRLQKGLEGASLSGAVIIDGINMFYYTGTLQNGFLFVPVEGEAIFFIRRSFERAQKETPLRTLVRLKSFAEIPEGLKAHGHHVARLGLDEATVPVSMFKKLLGAFRESVFEDISLMLAMIRSIKSDYEVGLIREAGKRHKAIYDEIPNMIQEGITEWELGSAIHAEMLKLGYTGIGRLAAFNSEFFAGVISFGESGNYPTASVGPGGLVGLSPAFPFLGGTRRLKKAESIFIDTGFSFEGYFTDKTRIFALGRLPQAAVDAHKTCLHIQEEVRRRLKPGAVPSEIFEDVYRTEVARRDFEDNFMGFGSNQVPFLGHGIGLVIDEFPVIAGKIHSPLRKNMVIAVEPKKGLKSIGLVGVENTFLVTEQGGEKLTPGSDEITIIS, from the coding sequence ATGATGTCACAACTTTCTCAAAGCGTTGTAACGTGCAGCTACAATCTTGTACCTCCTGAAGAGATTTTTGGCCGGATTTCAAGGCTTCAGAAAGGACTGGAGGGGGCTTCCTTGAGCGGTGCCGTCATCATTGATGGCATAAATATGTTCTATTATACCGGCACGTTACAAAACGGTTTCCTCTTTGTTCCGGTTGAAGGAGAGGCGATCTTTTTCATACGACGGAGCTTTGAGCGGGCACAAAAAGAAACCCCTCTCAGGACTCTGGTTCGTCTCAAGAGCTTTGCAGAGATCCCGGAAGGGCTGAAGGCGCACGGTCACCATGTAGCTCGGCTCGGACTGGATGAGGCCACTGTTCCGGTTTCCATGTTCAAAAAGCTCTTAGGGGCCTTTCGTGAAAGTGTGTTTGAAGATATCAGTTTGATGCTGGCCATGATTCGTTCTATCAAATCGGATTACGAAGTGGGCCTGATTCGAGAGGCCGGAAAGAGGCATAAGGCCATCTACGACGAGATACCGAACATGATTCAAGAGGGGATCACGGAATGGGAACTTGGATCAGCTATCCACGCTGAGATGCTCAAGCTCGGCTATACAGGAATTGGGAGGCTTGCCGCTTTTAACAGCGAGTTCTTTGCCGGTGTAATCAGTTTCGGGGAGTCCGGCAATTATCCTACGGCTTCAGTGGGTCCCGGGGGGCTGGTAGGGCTCTCGCCTGCATTTCCGTTCCTTGGTGGGACAAGAAGGCTTAAAAAAGCGGAGAGCATTTTTATTGATACCGGGTTTTCCTTTGAGGGGTATTTTACGGATAAGACCAGGATCTTTGCGCTTGGCCGTCTTCCACAGGCTGCTGTGGATGCGCACAAGACATGTCTGCATATTCAAGAGGAGGTCAGACGCAGATTGAAACCGGGCGCTGTACCGTCTGAAATATTTGAAGATGTGTATCGCACTGAAGTAGCCCGGCGGGACTTTGAGGATAACTTCATGGGATTTGGGAGCAACCAGGTACCATTTCTTGGCCATGGCATTGGTCTGGTTATTGATGAATTTCCGGTTATTGCAGGCAAGATACACTCCCCCCTCAGAAAGAACATGGTAATTGCTGTGGAACCCAAAAAGGGCCTCAAATCCATCGGGTTGGTAGGTGTGGAGAATACCTTTCTGGTTACAGAGCAGGGCGGCGAAAAGCTTACGCCCGGTTCCGACGAAATCACCATTATTTCTTGA
- a CDS encoding sigma-70 family RNA polymerase sigma factor: MVSDEVDKDLGDESTLVSLLKQGQEDAFRVLVRRYETRVFSIAYGITLDREESLDIVQEVFLKVYQNIHGFREESRLSTWLHRITVNLCLNWKKRWKRRFRWHHQPLERDESGNDLKSGTEAHYPDALYEKKEFEKIFWDRLNELPEKTRAVFVLKEVEGLSYDEIAKTLGVRTGTVSSRLFYARKRLKQSLKQYLEEGKDS, encoded by the coding sequence CTGGTGTCTGACGAGGTAGATAAAGATCTTGGGGATGAGAGCACACTTGTCTCTCTGCTCAAGCAAGGGCAGGAGGATGCATTTCGTGTTCTCGTCAGGCGATATGAGACCAGAGTCTTCAGCATCGCCTATGGTATCACCTTAGATAGAGAAGAGAGCCTGGATATAGTCCAGGAAGTTTTCCTCAAGGTATACCAGAACATCCATGGCTTTAGAGAGGAATCAAGGCTTTCGACCTGGCTCCATCGTATTACGGTCAACCTGTGCCTTAACTGGAAGAAAAGATGGAAACGGCGGTTCAGATGGCATCATCAACCCCTTGAAAGAGACGAATCCGGTAATGACCTGAAGTCGGGAACCGAGGCTCATTATCCAGACGCTCTTTACGAAAAAAAGGAATTTGAGAAGATATTCTGGGATAGGCTGAACGAGTTACCGGAAAAGACGAGGGCTGTGTTTGTACTCAAGGAGGTGGAAGGTCTTTCCTATGATGAGATTGCCAAGACACTAGGCGTAAGGACGGGGACAGTCAGTTCCCGGCTCTTTTATGCTCGCAAGAGGCTAAAGCAGTCGCTAAAGCAGTATCTGGAAGAGGGTAAGGATTCGTGA
- a CDS encoding zf-HC2 domain-containing protein, producing MKMDPTICDPTLLNRFFDQELGPDEYALMSEHIKHCPSCQKALQDAEAISTLFRTGLDKELSHANLEKVEEKVLAFIRKKKTPWWLKFGRLLVARRFYVPATAVIAGLVLYFSFLAPPTSVSGPSAIINSFKGNVGSVMILETPKTHQTILWFSEPLISGDEDNGIEENQSTVSTYSKRLCLMS from the coding sequence ATGAAAATGGACCCAACTATTTGTGATCCGACCCTGCTAAATCGTTTCTTTGATCAAGAACTCGGGCCGGATGAATATGCTCTGATGAGCGAACACATAAAACACTGCCCTTCCTGTCAAAAGGCACTCCAAGATGCTGAGGCCATCTCTACCCTTTTTAGGACGGGTTTAGATAAAGAGCTTTCTCATGCCAACCTTGAAAAAGTTGAAGAAAAGGTGTTGGCTTTCATCCGGAAAAAGAAAACTCCATGGTGGTTGAAATTTGGACGCCTGCTTGTAGCCAGGAGATTCTATGTCCCTGCCACAGCCGTTATTGCAGGACTTGTCCTTTACTTTTCTTTTCTGGCGCCTCCCACCTCAGTGTCTGGCCCCAGCGCTATCATAAACTCTTTTAAGGGCAATGTGGGATCTGTCATGATTTTGGAAACACCGAAAACACACCAGACCATTCTATGGTTCAGTGAACCTCTGATCTCAGGTGATGAAGATAATGGAATTGAAGAAAATCAAAGCACTGTTTCAACCTATTCAAAAAGACTGTGTCTGATGTCTTAA